In Rattus norvegicus strain BN/NHsdMcwi chromosome 3, GRCr8, whole genome shotgun sequence, a genomic segment contains:
- the Shld1 gene encoding shieldin complex subunit 1 isoform X5, which translates to MDVALFGYATWSYYDDDSNSLTTEQKGSWDSENFWLDPSSKGQVETNEEEDGLRKSLDRFYEAFAQPLPGSGDPLSAPVCQCLSQTISELEGQESQKYALRSFQMARVIFSRDGCSTLQRHSRETRFYPLEQEGSSVDDEEPTPGLSREVIRFLLEQTIMKDS; encoded by the coding sequence ATAGCAATTCTCTAACTACTGAGCAAAAAGGCTCCTGGGACTCTGAGAACTTCTGGCTTGATCCTTCTTCAAAAGGCCAGGTGGAGACCAACGAAGAGGAGGATGGACTTCGGAAATCCCTGGATAGATTCTATGAAGCATTTGCCCAACCACTGCCAGGCTCTGGGGATCCGCTCTCTGCACCTGTGTGTCAGTGCCTGTCTCAGACCATCTCTGAGCTCGAGGGCCAGGAGAGCCAAAAGTATGCTCTCCGCAGTTTCCAGATGGCCCGGGTCATCTTCAGCCGGGATGGCTGCTCTACCTTACAGCGGCATTCCAGGGAAACCCGCTTCTACCCACTAGAGCAAGAAGGCAGCTCTGTGGATGATGAAGAGCCCACCCCAGGACTGTCAAGAGAGGTCATTCGTTTTCTCTTGGAACAGACCATAATGAAAGACTCATAG